CCCCGAGACGAGGGACCTGATCGTGCGGATGTTCGGGCTCGACGACTCGTGACGACGAGGAGACCGCGACCTCCGCGCGGCCAGGGGTCCCCGGACTAACCAGCGGGGTGGTCCAACGCCTCGCCGGTGGCGCGGAAATGGGCTCCCACGTTGACGAGCTGGGTGCGCCCGACGGTCACCCGGTCGCGGCGAGGCTGGTGGACGTGCCCGAAGTACGCGTACGACGGCTGGTGTGTCTCGATGTGCTCGAGCAGCGCGACCGAACCGGGCTCGGCGAGCTCCGCCACGACGTCGTAGGTCAGGTCGTCGAGCGCGGGTGGGACGTGGGAGCAGAGCACGTCCACCGCGCCGAGCGACGCCACCTTCGCCGCGTACTCCTCGTGGGAGACCTCCCCCGGTATCCCCACCTTCGGGAGCCCGCCCCCGACGAAGCCGAACGTACGACCGGCGAGCTCGATCACCTCGGCGTCCACGAACCGGACCGTGGGAGGGCAGTACGTGCGGACCAGGTCCGGGACGTCGACGTTGCCGAAGGTGAGGACGACGTTGTCCGGGAGCGACCCGCAGAAGGCGCGGTGGGCCTGGTCGATCTTCGCGGCGAAGAGCTCCCGGAAGTGGTCCTCCCGTCCGGCCGTGAGGTCACGGATCACCTGCCGTGACTCCTCGTACCGGCCCCGTCGGCGGTGCTCCGACCAGGCTCGGACGGCTTCGGTCCCGTACACCTCGGCGAAGATGCCGCCGGCGTTGTCGTAGTCGATGACGTTGATCAGGTCCCCGAGGACCAGCAGGACGTCGCAGCTCGCCGCGGCCCGACCCACCGCGGCGATGTCCCCGTGAACGTCGGCGATCACCTTCACCCGCACGCGCCGGATGCTACCACCGGCCCCCCGACAGCCCGACCGTGCGGCAACATGGGGCGGTGGCCCTCCGACTGCTGATCGCCGCCGTCGCGCTGGCATCCGCCTCGTGCGCGACCGCACCCCCGACCGAGGCGCAGCGCGTCCGCGCCCTCGAGTCGCGGGTGTGGTCACCCTACTGCCCGGGCCGGGTGCTCACCGACTGCTCGACCCGGCAGTCGGCCGAGCTACGCGAGGAGATAGCCCGCCGGGTCGCCGATGGTCAGACGGATGCCCAGGTCGTCGCCTGGCTGCGGAGCAACTACGGAGACGAGGTCCTGGCCGCCCCTGCCCCGGACCGGCGCGGGACGCTGATCTGGTTGGTCCCCCTCGCCGTGCTGGGCGCCGGCGCGCTCCTCGTGGGAGGGGTGGTCCGGAGGTGGTCGGGGAAGGCGGCCGACACCGCACCGGATGCCGCCGCGGAACCCGTCCCCGAGGAGGAGCGCGATCGGTGGATCGCTCGCGTGCGGGACGAGGTCGCCGGCGACATAGACTGATCGTCCCCAGAACCCGACCAGGAGGTCCCCGTCATGCCCGTACGCAACGCGAGCGCCCAGTGGGAGGGCGATCTCAAGTCCGGCAAGGGCGTCATGCGCTTCGCCGACTTCGAAGGCCCGTACACGTTCGCCCGCTTCGAAGAGCAGGGCGACGGCACCGACCCCGAGGAGCTGGTGGGCGCGTCGCTGGCCGGTTGCTTCTC
The sequence above is drawn from the Actinomycetota bacterium genome and encodes:
- a CDS encoding metallophosphoesterase; this translates as MRVKVIADVHGDIAAVGRAAASCDVLLVLGDLINVIDYDNAGGIFAEVYGTEAVRAWSEHRRRGRYEESRQVIRDLTAGREDHFRELFAAKIDQAHRAFCGSLPDNVVLTFGNVDVPDLVRTYCPPTVRFVDAEVIELAGRTFGFVGGGLPKVGIPGEVSHEEYAAKVASLGAVDVLCSHVPPALDDLTYDVVAELAEPGSVALLEHIETHQPSYAYFGHVHQPRRDRVTVGRTQLVNVGAHFRATGEALDHPAG
- a CDS encoding cytochrome c-type biogenesis protein CcmH; this translates as MALRLLIAAVALASASCATAPPTEAQRVRALESRVWSPYCPGRVLTDCSTRQSAELREEIARRVADGQTDAQVVAWLRSNYGDEVLAAPAPDRRGTLIWLVPLAVLGAGALLVGGVVRRWSGKAADTAPDAAAEPVPEEERDRWIARVRDEVAGDID